One genomic segment of Chromatiales bacterium includes these proteins:
- a CDS encoding DUF853 family protein, which translates to MSTTEAAEIYLGAAGTEPQRLLAALANRHGLIAGATGTGKTVSLQVLAEGFSALGVPVFMADVKGDLAGISQAGSTHPKLEERARVIGLEDYRYQSFPTVFWDLYGEQGHPVRTTVSEMGPLLLARLLELNETQEGVLNIAFRVADDEGLLLLDLNDLRAMLGFLSDHAKDIQVRYGTVAAASVGAIQRRLLVLEQQGADHFFSEPALDLRDLMRTDFDGRGMVNVLAADKLMQSPRLYSTFLLWLLSELFEQLPEIGDPPKPRLVFFFDEAHLLFDEAPKALVDKIEQVVRLIRSKGVGVYFVTQNPLDVPDSVLAQLGNRVQHALRAFTPRDQKAVRAAAQTFRANPAFDAEQAITQLGVGEALVSTLEKKGVPSIVQRTLIRPPSGRLGPITAEERSKQIKTGPVAGRYEREVDRESAYEILTARAEAARKAAAEAEARAREEAEERKSTGRSSNRQGVWETMAKSVARAVGTRLGRDLLRGVLGSLTRKR; encoded by the coding sequence ATGTCGACCACTGAAGCCGCTGAAATCTACCTGGGTGCCGCCGGCACGGAGCCGCAACGCCTGCTTGCCGCCCTGGCCAACCGTCACGGTCTGATTGCCGGTGCAACGGGCACGGGCAAGACCGTGTCACTGCAGGTCCTGGCCGAAGGTTTCTCGGCGCTGGGTGTGCCGGTGTTCATGGCCGACGTGAAAGGCGATCTCGCCGGCATCAGTCAGGCCGGCAGCACACATCCAAAGCTCGAGGAGCGCGCGCGCGTGATCGGGCTCGAGGATTACCGCTACCAGTCGTTCCCGACCGTGTTCTGGGACCTCTACGGCGAACAGGGTCACCCGGTACGCACCACAGTCTCCGAAATGGGGCCGCTGCTGCTTGCGCGTCTGCTGGAGCTGAACGAAACCCAGGAAGGCGTGCTGAACATCGCGTTTCGCGTCGCCGACGACGAAGGCCTGCTGCTGCTCGACCTCAACGACCTGCGCGCAATGCTCGGCTTTCTCAGCGACCACGCCAAGGATATCCAGGTGCGCTATGGAACCGTCGCGGCGGCCTCGGTCGGTGCAATCCAGCGACGGCTGCTGGTGCTCGAGCAACAGGGCGCCGATCACTTCTTCAGCGAACCGGCGCTGGACCTGCGTGACCTCATGCGCACGGATTTCGACGGTCGCGGCATGGTGAACGTACTCGCGGCGGACAAGCTCATGCAGTCGCCACGCCTGTACAGCACCTTCCTGCTCTGGCTGCTGTCGGAGTTGTTCGAACAACTTCCGGAGATCGGCGATCCGCCCAAGCCACGGCTGGTGTTTTTCTTCGACGAGGCACACCTGCTGTTCGACGAAGCCCCCAAGGCGCTGGTCGACAAGATCGAACAGGTCGTGCGCCTGATCCGCTCCAAGGGGGTCGGCGTGTACTTTGTCACGCAGAACCCGCTCGACGTGCCCGACTCCGTACTCGCACAGCTCGGCAACCGCGTCCAGCATGCCCTGCGCGCGTTCACCCCACGCGACCAGAAGGCCGTGCGGGCGGCCGCGCAGACGTTTCGCGCGAACCCCGCGTTCGACGCCGAGCAGGCCATCACCCAGCTGGGCGTTGGTGAGGCACTGGTGTCCACGCTCGAAAAGAAGGGTGTTCCGAGCATCGTTCAACGCACGCTGATCCGCCCACCGTCGGGCCGGCTTGGACCGATCACGGCGGAGGAACGCTCGAAGCAGATCAAGACCGGCCCCGTCGCCGGCCGCTACGAGCGCGAGGTCGATCGCGAATCGGCCTACGAGATCCTGACCGCGCGGGCCGAGGCGGCCCGGAAGGCCGCCGCCGAGGCCGAAGCGAGGGCTCGTGAAGAGGCCGAGGAACGCAAGTCGACGGGCCGCAGCAGCAATCGCCAGGGCGTCTGGGAGACGATGGCCAAAAGTGTTGCGCGGGCCGTGGGAACCCGGCTCGGCCGCGATCTGCTGCGTGGCGTGCTGGGCTCCCTCACGCGCAAGCGCTGA
- a CDS encoding ferric reductase-like transmembrane domain-containing protein, which produces MRAILLWSGVYLALVLAPLVALLVGPAPRGAGLAWDFAMALGFAATSAMGLQFLLTARFRRASAPFGIDIIYYFHRYMAVVVLTAVGGHYLVIRVINPELLDGTKLTDAPGYLTAGRIATVCLVAIVVTSLWRKRLRIPYDAWRIAHTLLAVGAFVLAIVHIRAAGRHLNTPMQQVLWGLYSLGWLYLVIHIRVIKPWRMHTRPWRVAEVRTESLDSHTLVLEPVGHAGLRFRPGQFAWLTLDASPWRMREHPFSIASSAEHPERIEFTIKALGDFTRTIGPDALGKSACLDGPYGVFSVDRHPAASGFVFIAGGVGIAPIMSMLRTLAERGDTRPIRLVYCNRRADNVLFRDEIDALRTRLDLEVTHVIDEPHQAKDAVAGPVSETTLTAALAPETRAFEHFLCGPKAMSGQVQQALHRLGVPAGRVHFELFDMA; this is translated from the coding sequence TTGCGCGCGATCCTCCTGTGGAGCGGTGTCTATCTCGCGCTCGTGCTGGCGCCACTGGTCGCCCTGCTCGTCGGCCCGGCGCCACGGGGCGCCGGTCTTGCCTGGGATTTCGCAATGGCGCTGGGTTTCGCGGCCACCAGTGCCATGGGCCTGCAGTTTCTGCTGACCGCCCGCTTCCGGCGTGCAAGCGCACCGTTCGGAATCGACATCATTTACTACTTCCACCGCTACATGGCAGTCGTCGTGCTGACGGCGGTCGGCGGCCACTATCTCGTGATCCGCGTCATCAATCCGGAACTGCTCGACGGCACGAAGCTGACGGATGCGCCTGGATATCTGACGGCCGGGCGGATCGCGACCGTCTGTCTCGTCGCAATCGTCGTGACTTCGCTGTGGCGCAAGCGACTGCGCATCCCGTACGACGCCTGGCGTATCGCCCACACCTTGCTCGCGGTCGGCGCGTTCGTGCTGGCGATCGTGCATATCCGGGCCGCTGGACGCCACCTGAACACCCCGATGCAGCAGGTGTTGTGGGGCCTCTATTCGCTGGGCTGGTTGTACCTCGTCATCCACATCCGCGTAATCAAACCGTGGCGCATGCACACGCGGCCCTGGCGGGTTGCCGAGGTGCGTACAGAGAGTTTGGACAGTCACACACTCGTGCTCGAACCCGTCGGTCACGCCGGCCTAAGGTTCCGACCCGGACAGTTCGCTTGGCTGACGCTCGACGCGTCGCCCTGGCGCATGCGCGAGCACCCGTTCTCGATTGCCTCGAGCGCCGAACATCCAGAACGTATCGAGTTCACGATCAAGGCGCTGGGCGACTTCACGCGCACGATCGGGCCGGACGCGCTCGGCAAGAGCGCCTGTCTCGATGGTCCCTACGGCGTGTTCAGCGTGGATCGTCATCCCGCCGCAAGTGGTTTTGTGTTCATCGCCGGCGGCGTCGGCATCGCGCCGATCATGTCGATGCTGCGCACGCTGGCGGAGCGTGGCGACACTCGGCCGATCCGGCTCGTCTATTGCAACCGGCGGGCGGACAATGTTCTGTTTCGTGACGAGATCGATGCGCTGCGCACTCGGCTCGACCTCGAGGTCACGCATGTGATCGACGAGCCGCACCAGGCAAAAGACGCCGTGGCCGGTCCAGTCAGCGAGACCACCCTGACGGCGGCGCTTGCACCCGAGACGCGCGCGTTCGAGCATTTTCTATGTGGGCCGAAGGCCATGAGCGGGCAGGTACAACAGGCCCTGCACCGACTTGGCGTTCCGGCAGGTCGGGTACATTTCGAACTCTTCGACATGGCCTGA
- a CDS encoding cytochrome c, producing the protein MRERWAILLAALTALLMVAMSALFARVQNPPAVATPAVAQTPGPAAAPAPDSVVIERGRSVFREQGCSSCHSAAGEGFGSSLDGVAERRSAAELRAWITGDDSLRGQASDGLLALKQRYRGLAVEDLDALVAFLSASRPQPD; encoded by the coding sequence ATGCGTGAACGCTGGGCGATCTTGCTTGCCGCGCTGACCGCGCTCCTGATGGTGGCGATGTCGGCACTGTTCGCGCGCGTGCAGAACCCGCCGGCCGTGGCCACGCCGGCAGTGGCGCAGACACCAGGGCCAGCAGCCGCGCCAGCGCCGGACTCAGTCGTGATCGAGCGCGGACGAAGCGTGTTTCGCGAACAGGGTTGCAGCAGCTGTCATTCCGCCGCCGGCGAAGGGTTCGGCAGTTCCCTTGATGGCGTTGCCGAACGGCGGTCCGCGGCGGAACTGCGTGCCTGGATCACCGGCGACGACAGCCTGCGCGGACAGGCTTCGGACGGGCTGCTCGCGCTCAAGCAGCGCTATCGCGGTCTTGCCGTGGAGGACCTGGACGCACTGGTCGCCTTTTTGTCAGCCTCGCGTCCGCAGCCCGACTGA
- a CDS encoding AAA family ATPase produces MIITGIESHDCLKYRHLALRDLPAQGVIAVSGRNESGKSTIGETVCFALFGRTFSLGDRDITKVIRWGATRASAAVEFATERGRFRVTRYLDHEGNRGAQLIDLDHPEHAMARGVEVVDAALADLIGFAYPEFVESFYLAQREMTTPQPHSQAVKAMAGVASFERVSEAIFASIPAEQDAIARAREEREAMVEALRELNIDPAQLAALEAERQPFADAVAEIDARTEGVSKAVADYPQAARGHATARATKGRWSALAWLAALIAIAGWAILGLGRFMPNDPVGPWLGANIPNWDQYLPYLLPVAGVATVLWLIAAVAANGAARRAKGFATAGAALCDEADAALGWLDQAGDGDAGNDADGEEPTGRAAYDRAGARERFAAARAMALAPDRAAVECNALFAALAEDRATFAAEVERCDAAIAEEQARLARARDIEQAAEDLQRRSNEHLARVRTRELAVDLLSGAARTVSKQFNAHIRDWVGRSLPLFTQGRYEHLQVDERLDVRVFSTEKRDFMNLDEVSSGTQRQIMLAVRLALSQELIDAAIRGPQFAFLDEPFAFFDETRMRSALEALPKLSGELRQVWVIAQTFPDDVGFARHVRCANETTELVDAAPG; encoded by the coding sequence GTGATCATTACGGGCATCGAGTCGCACGACTGTCTGAAGTATCGCCACCTGGCGCTGCGCGACCTGCCCGCGCAGGGCGTGATCGCGGTGTCCGGCCGCAACGAGTCCGGCAAGAGCACGATCGGCGAAACGGTCTGCTTCGCGCTGTTCGGACGCACGTTCTCGCTCGGCGACCGGGACATCACCAAGGTCATCCGCTGGGGCGCGACGCGCGCCAGCGCGGCCGTGGAATTCGCCACGGAACGCGGGCGTTTTCGCGTCACGCGCTATCTGGACCACGAGGGCAATCGCGGCGCGCAGCTCATCGATCTCGATCATCCCGAACACGCCATGGCCCGCGGCGTGGAGGTCGTGGACGCCGCGCTTGCCGACCTGATCGGCTTTGCCTACCCGGAGTTCGTCGAATCGTTCTATCTCGCCCAGCGCGAGATGACCACACCGCAGCCGCACTCGCAGGCCGTGAAGGCCATGGCCGGGGTGGCGAGTTTCGAGCGCGTCAGTGAAGCCATTTTCGCGAGCATTCCGGCGGAACAGGATGCGATCGCCCGTGCGCGCGAGGAGCGCGAGGCGATGGTCGAGGCGCTGCGCGAGCTGAACATTGACCCGGCGCAACTCGCCGCCCTCGAAGCCGAGCGGCAGCCGTTTGCCGATGCGGTCGCGGAGATCGATGCGCGCACCGAAGGCGTCTCGAAGGCCGTTGCCGACTACCCGCAGGCCGCACGCGGCCATGCGACGGCGCGCGCGACGAAGGGCCGCTGGAGTGCGCTCGCCTGGCTCGCCGCGCTGATCGCGATCGCCGGCTGGGCGATTCTCGGTCTGGGGCGGTTCATGCCGAATGATCCGGTCGGGCCCTGGTTGGGCGCGAACATCCCGAACTGGGATCAGTACCTGCCGTACCTCCTGCCGGTCGCCGGAGTCGCCACCGTGTTGTGGCTGATCGCCGCGGTGGCCGCGAACGGTGCAGCGCGTCGCGCCAAGGGCTTTGCGACAGCCGGCGCCGCGCTCTGCGACGAGGCCGACGCCGCGCTGGGCTGGCTGGACCAGGCCGGCGATGGCGACGCCGGCAATGATGCTGATGGCGAGGAGCCGACCGGGCGCGCGGCCTACGATCGTGCCGGTGCGCGCGAGCGCTTTGCCGCGGCCCGGGCCATGGCGCTCGCGCCGGATCGGGCAGCGGTCGAATGCAACGCGCTGTTCGCCGCGCTCGCCGAAGATCGTGCGACGTTTGCCGCCGAGGTTGAACGCTGCGATGCAGCCATCGCCGAGGAGCAGGCCCGCCTTGCCCGAGCGCGCGACATCGAGCAGGCCGCCGAAGACCTGCAGCGGCGCAGCAACGAGCATCTCGCCCGGGTCCGTACGCGGGAACTCGCCGTGGACCTGCTCAGTGGCGCGGCGCGTACCGTCTCCAAGCAGTTCAACGCGCACATCCGCGACTGGGTCGGGCGCTCGCTGCCGCTGTTCACGCAGGGACGTTATGAACACCTGCAGGTCGACGAACGACTCGACGTGCGCGTGTTCTCGACCGAGAAACGCGACTTCATGAACCTCGACGAGGTCTCCAGCGGCACCCAGCGCCAGATCATGCTCGCGGTGCGGCTCGCCCTGTCCCAGGAACTCATCGATGCCGCGATCCGCGGTCCGCAGTTTGCGTTCCTGGACGAGCCGTTTGCGTTCTTCGATGAAACGCGCATGCGTTCCGCGCTCGAGGCGCTGCCGAAACTGAGTGGTGAACTGCGTCAGGTCTGGGTGATCGCGCAGACCTTCCCGGACGACGTCGGGTTCGCGCGGCATGTGCGCTGCGCCAACGAGACCACGGAACTGGTCGACGCCGCGCCGGGCTGA
- a CDS encoding sulfurtransferase, whose translation MRELNARELAQRLAEPAGQPHLLDVRESWELAICRLDGAEHVPMREIPAALDRLDRERETVVICHHGVRSYAVVRFLEQNGFANVVNLRGGIDGWARDVDPAMAKY comes from the coding sequence ATGCGTGAGCTCAATGCGCGTGAACTCGCGCAACGGCTCGCCGAGCCGGCCGGGCAACCGCACCTGCTCGATGTGCGCGAATCCTGGGAACTGGCGATCTGCCGTCTCGACGGCGCCGAACATGTGCCGATGCGTGAGATTCCCGCCGCGCTCGACCGGCTCGACCGCGAACGCGAAACGGTCGTGATCTGTCACCACGGCGTGCGCAGCTACGCCGTCGTGCGGTTCCTCGAACAGAACGGCTTCGCCAATGTCGTGAATCTGCGTGGCGGGATCGATGGCTGGGCGCGGGACGTGGATCCGGCCATGGCGAAATATTGA
- a CDS encoding protein-L-isoaspartate O-methyltransferase codes for MSELDLAQARFNMIEQQIRPWDVLDLRVLDLMGQFEREAFVPAELRNLAYADTAIPIGHGQHMLPPRVEARMLQALDVQPGERALEVGTGTGYVAALLGRLADSARTIEIVPELADAARGRLTAAGAKNVEVVTGDALEPMSASFDAIAVTGSLPDYQGEFRTNLAIGGRLFVIVGTQPVMEARLYTRVDANAWSMQSLFETVVDPLVNARQPNAFVF; via the coding sequence ATGAGCGAACTGGATCTGGCGCAGGCGCGCTTCAACATGATCGAGCAGCAAATCCGCCCCTGGGATGTGCTGGACCTGCGTGTGCTCGATCTCATGGGCCAGTTCGAGCGCGAGGCCTTCGTGCCCGCCGAACTGCGCAATCTCGCCTACGCGGACACCGCGATCCCGATTGGCCACGGCCAGCACATGCTGCCGCCGCGCGTCGAGGCACGCATGCTGCAGGCGCTCGACGTGCAACCCGGCGAACGCGCGCTGGAGGTCGGCACGGGTACCGGATATGTCGCGGCGCTGCTGGGCCGTCTGGCCGACAGCGCGCGAACAATCGAGATCGTCCCCGAACTTGCAGACGCGGCGCGCGGGCGACTGACCGCAGCCGGTGCGAAGAATGTCGAGGTTGTGACCGGCGATGCGCTGGAGCCGATGTCCGCAAGCTTCGATGCGATCGCCGTGACCGGCTCGCTGCCGGACTACCAGGGCGAGTTCCGCACGAATCTCGCCATCGGCGGCCGGCTGTTCGTCATCGTCGGCACGCAGCCGGTCATGGAGGCGCGGCTGTACACCCGCGTGGACGCCAACGCCTGGTCCATGCAGAGCCTGTTCGAGACGGTCGTCGACCCGCTCGTCAACGCACGTCAGCCCAACGCATTCGTCTTTTGA